The following are encoded together in the Salmonella enterica subsp. enterica serovar Choleraesuis genome:
- a CDS encoding lysoplasmalogenase → MLWSFIAVLLSGWLYVDASYRGPSWQRWVFKPLTLLLLALLAWQAPFFSITSYLVLAGIAATLIGDALTLLPGQRLLYAIGAFFLSHLFYAIYFSGGMVFAFYWPLPLVLLIIGALLIATIWSKLDALRWPICTYIGMTLLMVWLAGEQYFARPTDAAFSGIIGSSLLLVGAIIWLLSHYRRRFTADNAITAACYFLGHFLIVRTLYL, encoded by the coding sequence ATGCTTTGGTCGTTTATCGCTGTTTTGCTGTCCGGCTGGCTGTATGTGGATGCGTCCTATCGCGGCCCCTCCTGGCAGCGCTGGGTTTTTAAACCACTAACGCTGCTATTGTTAGCCTTGCTAGCCTGGCAGGCCCCTTTCTTCTCTATCACCAGTTATCTGGTACTGGCGGGGATTGCTGCAACGCTGATTGGCGACGCACTCACTCTGCTTCCCGGCCAGCGCCTGCTGTATGCCATCGGCGCCTTTTTCCTATCGCATCTGTTCTATGCCATCTATTTCTCCGGCGGCATGGTGTTTGCGTTTTACTGGCCGCTGCCGCTGGTGCTACTGATAATTGGCGCACTGCTTATTGCTACTATCTGGAGCAAACTCGACGCTTTGCGCTGGCCAATATGCACTTACATCGGCATGACGCTACTGATGGTCTGGCTGGCTGGTGAACAATATTTTGCCCGACCAACCGATGCGGCATTCTCCGGTATCATTGGCTCCAGCCTGCTGCTGGTTGGCGCAATTATCTGGTTGTTAAGCCACTACCGTCGCCGTTTTACCGCGGATAATGCCATTACGGCGGCCTGCTATTTCCTCGGCCATTTCCTTATCGTCCGCACTTTGTACCTCTGA
- the yhhM gene encoding hypothetical protein → MSKPPLFFIVIVAVIVVLAAVRFMHQRGEAQAMQLSPVSQVAADVVALRERPGQDRRSRQQEVIPAGTIMHYEADFALRDGAKLTFRISEAQYRALEQGMSGTLVFQGTHFIKFEAR, encoded by the coding sequence ATGAGCAAACCACCGCTTTTTTTTATCGTTATTGTTGCCGTGATTGTGGTGCTGGCCGCCGTACGTTTTATGCATCAACGCGGCGAAGCTCAAGCGATGCAATTATCACCGGTAAGCCAGGTGGCTGCGGACGTTGTCGCTCTGAGAGAGAGACCGGGGCAGGACAGACGTTCACGCCAGCAGGAGGTTATTCCGGCGGGAACCATCATGCATTATGAGGCTGATTTTGCGCTGCGGGATGGCGCAAAGCTGACCTTTCGCATATCGGAAGCGCAATACAGGGCGTTAGAGCAGGGGATGAGCGGTACCCTGGTGTTTCAGGGTACGCACTTTATAAAATTTGAGGCTCGTTAG
- the yhhL gene encoding hypothetical protein: MVLNFGRFLMLCVWAFMVFNLISPYPRPLNIFVNVALIFTVLMHGLQMTLLQSTLDKNAPRLTLAEKTRIFLFGVFELIAWQKKQLPKR, translated from the coding sequence ATGGTGCTTAATTTTGGCCGTTTTCTGATGCTATGCGTCTGGGCCTTCATGGTTTTTAACCTGATAAGTCCATATCCGCGTCCGCTCAATATCTTCGTCAACGTGGCGCTAATTTTTACCGTACTGATGCACGGTTTGCAGATGACGCTGCTGCAATCCACCCTTGATAAAAATGCGCCACGCCTGACGCTGGCGGAAAAAACCCGGATTTTTCTGTTCGGCGTTTTTGAGCTGATTGCCTGGCAAAAAAAACAGCTGCCGAAGCGCTAA
- the rsmD gene encoding ribosomal RNA small subunit methyltransferase D produces MTQMKTPHRAGSGQIRIIGGQWRGRKLPVPDSPGLRPTTDRVRETLFNWLAPSMAGSRCLDCFAGSGALGLEALSRYAASATLLEMDKAVARQLQSNLTTLKASQGQVINTNSLTWLAGAGEPFDIVFIDPPFRKGLLDQTLSLLETQGWLADEALIYIESEVENGMPPVPANWALHREKVAGQVAYRLYIREPQETNHGA; encoded by the coding sequence GTGACTCAAATGAAAACTCCCCACCGCGCAGGTAGCGGTCAAATTCGTATTATCGGCGGCCAGTGGCGAGGCCGAAAACTGCCGGTTCCCGACAGCCCTGGTCTGCGCCCCACCACAGACCGGGTGCGGGAGACACTGTTTAACTGGCTGGCTCCGTCGATGGCGGGATCTCGCTGTCTCGACTGCTTTGCCGGAAGCGGTGCTCTGGGGCTTGAAGCGCTATCGCGTTACGCCGCCAGTGCCACCCTGCTGGAAATGGATAAAGCGGTCGCCCGCCAGTTACAGAGCAATCTGACTACACTAAAAGCTTCTCAGGGCCAGGTTATTAATACCAACTCTCTGACGTGGCTTGCGGGTGCAGGTGAGCCTTTTGACATCGTGTTTATCGATCCGCCATTTCGTAAAGGCCTGCTGGATCAGACCTTATCGCTGCTGGAAACCCAGGGCTGGCTGGCAGATGAAGCGCTTATATACATTGAAAGCGAAGTAGAAAATGGTATGCCGCCGGTTCCCGCAAACTGGGCGTTACACCGGGAGAAAGTGGCCGGGCAGGTCGCCTATCGTCTCTATATTCGTGAACCACAGGAAACCAATCATGGTGCTTAA
- the ftsE gene encoding cell division ATP-binding protein FtsE, translated as MIRFEQVSKAYLGGRQALQGVSLHLQPGEMAFLTGHSGAGKSTLLKLICGIERPSAGKIWFSGHDISRLKNREVPFLRRQIGMIFQDHHLLMDRTVYENVAIPLIIAGASGEDIRRRVSAALDKVGLLDKAKNFPIQLSGGEQQRVGIARAVVNKPAVLLADEPTGNLDDVLSEGILRLFEEFNRVGVTVLMATHDIHLISSRPYRVLTLQDGHLHGGLGEQA; from the coding sequence ATGATTCGCTTTGAACAAGTCAGCAAAGCCTATCTGGGCGGGAGACAGGCCCTGCAGGGCGTCTCCCTGCACTTACAGCCAGGCGAGATGGCCTTCTTAACCGGTCATTCCGGGGCTGGTAAAAGTACGCTACTCAAACTTATTTGTGGGATTGAGCGCCCCAGCGCTGGGAAGATTTGGTTTAGCGGCCACGATATTAGTCGGCTGAAAAATCGCGAAGTGCCGTTTCTGCGTCGTCAGATAGGCATGATATTTCAGGATCACCACCTGCTGATGGATCGCACGGTGTACGAGAATGTGGCTATTCCGCTCATTATTGCGGGTGCCAGCGGCGAAGATATCCGCCGACGGGTATCGGCTGCGCTGGATAAAGTAGGCCTGCTGGATAAAGCGAAAAATTTCCCGATTCAGTTATCGGGCGGTGAACAGCAGCGGGTGGGGATAGCTCGTGCCGTGGTGAATAAACCTGCGGTACTGCTGGCGGATGAACCTACCGGTAACCTCGATGATGTGCTGTCAGAAGGTATCTTACGCCTGTTTGAAGAGTTCAATCGGGTGGGGGTAACGGTGCTGATGGCTACCCATGATATTCACCTTATCTCCAGCCGCCCGTATCGGGTGTTAACGCTGCAGGATGGACATTTGCACGGAGGCCTCGGTGAACAAGCGTAA
- the ftsX gene encoding cell division protein FtsX — translation MNKRNAINRVKQFGSRFDKLKSLNNLPGRGGNSGGAPGPKRGKTPQSKSKALKGGINEQVRYAWQGALFDLKSKPFATFLTVMVIAISLTLPSVCYMVYKNVHEASTQYYPSPQVTVYLDKTLDDNAAQQAVGEMQNLQGVEKVNFLTRDEALNEFRSWSGFGSALDMLDENPLPAVAIIEPKIDFQNPEALNTLRDRVAQIHGVDEVRMDDSWFARLASLTGLVGRVAAMIGILMIAAVFLVIGNSVRLSIFSRRDSINVQKMIGATDGFILRPFLYGGALLGFSGAFLSLILSEILVLRLSSAVSDVARVFGTTFNISGLSIDECLLLLLVSSMIGWVAAWLATVQHLRHFTPE, via the coding sequence GTGAACAAGCGTAATGCAATTAATAGAGTGAAGCAGTTTGGCAGCCGCTTCGACAAGCTGAAATCGCTGAATAATCTTCCCGGTCGCGGTGGTAACAGCGGCGGAGCTCCGGGGCCAAAGCGCGGTAAAACGCCGCAGTCTAAAAGCAAAGCACTTAAGGGAGGCATTAACGAGCAGGTTCGTTATGCCTGGCAGGGCGCGCTTTTTGATCTTAAAAGTAAGCCATTCGCAACGTTCCTGACGGTGATGGTTATTGCCATCTCGCTGACGTTGCCGAGCGTTTGCTACATGGTTTACAAAAACGTGCACGAAGCCTCCACCCAGTATTATCCATCGCCTCAGGTGACGGTTTATCTGGATAAAACGCTCGACGATAACGCCGCTCAGCAGGCGGTCGGAGAGATGCAAAACCTTCAGGGCGTCGAAAAGGTCAACTTTTTGACTCGCGATGAGGCGCTGAATGAGTTTCGCAGCTGGTCGGGCTTTGGCAGCGCCCTGGATATGTTGGATGAAAATCCGCTGCCGGCGGTGGCTATCATTGAGCCGAAGATAGATTTTCAAAATCCGGAAGCTCTTAATACCTTGCGCGATCGGGTGGCACAGATTCATGGCGTTGACGAAGTGCGCATGGACGATAGCTGGTTTGCCCGCCTGGCGTCCTTAACCGGGTTGGTTGGCCGGGTGGCAGCAATGATTGGGATTCTGATGATTGCGGCAGTGTTCCTGGTTATCGGCAACAGCGTGCGTCTGAGCATTTTCTCGCGTCGCGACAGCATTAACGTGCAGAAGATGATTGGTGCGACCGATGGCTTTATTCTGCGCCCGTTCCTGTATGGCGGCGCGTTGCTGGGCTTTAGCGGCGCGTTCCTGTCGCTGATTTTGTCGGAAATTTTGGTACTGCGCCTTTCATCTGCAGTGAGCGATGTGGCCAGAGTATTTGGTACCACGTTTAATATTAGCGGCCTGTCTATCGACGAGTGCCTGTTACTGCTGCTGGTATCTTCCATGATCGGTTGGGTGGCAGCCTGGCTTGCCACAGTGCAGCATTTACGTCACTTTACCCCCGAGTGA
- the rpoH gene encoding RNA polymerase sigma factor RpoH, translating into MTKEMQSLALAPVGNLDSYVRAANAWPMLSADEERALAEKLHYQGDLEAAKQLILSHLRFVVHVARNYSGYGLPQADLIQEGNIGLMKAVRRFNPEVGVRLVSFAVHWIKAEIHEYVLRNWRIVKVATTKAQRKLFFNLRKTKQRLGWFNQDEVEMVARELGVSSKDVREMESRMAAQDMTFDMSSDDDAGDSQPMAPVLYLQDKTSNFAEGIEDDNWEEHAADKLTIAMQGLDERSQQIIQARWLDEDNKSTLQELADRYGVSAERVRQLEKNAMKKLRAAIEA; encoded by the coding sequence ATGACCAAAGAAATGCAAAGTTTAGCTTTAGCCCCTGTAGGTAATCTGGACTCTTACGTCCGGGCTGCCAACGCATGGCCGATGTTATCGGCTGATGAAGAGCGGGCACTGGCTGAAAAGCTGCATTACCAGGGCGATCTGGAAGCAGCTAAACAGCTGATTCTGTCGCATCTGCGCTTTGTTGTTCACGTTGCCCGTAACTACTCGGGTTATGGCCTGCCTCAGGCAGACCTTATTCAGGAAGGCAATATCGGCCTGATGAAGGCTGTGCGCCGTTTTAACCCTGAAGTCGGTGTGCGTCTGGTCTCTTTTGCCGTGCACTGGATCAAGGCTGAAATTCATGAATACGTGTTGCGTAACTGGCGTATTGTGAAAGTGGCTACCACTAAAGCTCAGCGTAAGCTGTTCTTTAACCTGCGTAAAACCAAGCAGCGTCTGGGCTGGTTTAATCAGGACGAAGTCGAAATGGTGGCGCGCGAGCTGGGTGTATCCAGCAAAGACGTGCGTGAAATGGAGTCGCGTATGGCTGCGCAGGACATGACTTTTGACATGTCTTCCGACGATGACGCCGGCGACAGCCAGCCAATGGCTCCGGTTCTGTATCTCCAGGATAAAACTTCGAACTTTGCTGAAGGCATCGAGGATGATAACTGGGAAGAGCACGCGGCCGACAAACTGACCATTGCTATGCAAGGGCTGGACGAACGTAGCCAGCAGATAATCCAGGCGCGCTGGCTGGATGAAGATAACAAGAGCACCTTGCAGGAACTGGCCGATCGTTATGGTGTTTCCGCTGAGCGTGTGCGTCAGCTTGAAAAAAATGCCATGAAGAAACTGCGCGCGGCTATCGAAGCCTGA
- the livJ gene encoding Leu/Ile/Val-binding protein translates to MGKALLASTIALALSHNALAKDIKVAVVGPLSGAVAQYGDQEFTGARQAIIDINAKGGIKGDKLVAVEYDDVCDPKQAVAVANKIVNDGVKYVIGHLCSSSTQPASDIYEDEGILMITPAATAAEITARGYNLVMRTVGLDSDQGPTAARYILEHAKPKRIAVIHDKQQYGEGLARSVDGVLKKGGANVVFFDGITAGDKDFSTLIARLKKENIDFVYYGGYHPEMGQILRQARAAGLKTVFMGPEGVANVSLSNIAGEAAEGMLVTKPKNYDQVPANKPIVDEIKAKKLDPTGAFVWTTYAAVQSLATALERTGSEDPAALAKDLKAKGADTVMGPLTWDEKGDLKGFEFGVFTWHANGTSTEAK, encoded by the coding sequence ATGGGTAAGGCGCTGCTGGCCAGCACCATTGCGCTGGCATTAAGTCATAATGCGCTGGCGAAAGATATTAAAGTCGCCGTAGTCGGCCCGCTCTCTGGCGCGGTTGCTCAGTATGGCGATCAGGAATTTACCGGTGCGCGCCAGGCCATTATCGATATTAATGCCAAAGGCGGGATTAAAGGCGACAAACTGGTCGCGGTCGAATATGACGATGTTTGCGACCCGAAACAGGCGGTAGCCGTTGCCAACAAAATCGTTAACGATGGTGTGAAATACGTTATCGGACATTTATGTTCATCCTCCACTCAGCCTGCTTCTGATATCTACGAAGATGAAGGCATTCTGATGATTACACCGGCGGCGACTGCGGCTGAAATTACCGCTCGCGGCTACAACCTGGTGATGCGTACCGTAGGTCTGGACTCCGATCAGGGGCCGACTGCCGCCCGTTATATTCTGGAACACGCCAAACCGAAACGCATCGCGGTGATTCATGATAAGCAGCAATATGGTGAAGGCCTGGCGCGTTCAGTCGATGGCGTGCTGAAGAAAGGCGGCGCTAACGTGGTGTTCTTTGACGGTATCACGGCCGGGGATAAAGACTTCTCCACGCTGATTGCCCGTCTCAAGAAAGAGAACATTGATTTCGTTTACTACGGTGGTTATCACCCGGAAATGGGCCAGATCTTACGCCAGGCCCGCGCGGCCGGGCTGAAAACCGTATTTATGGGCCCAGAAGGGGTGGCTAACGTTTCCCTGTCTAACATCGCCGGTGAAGCGGCCGAAGGTATGTTGGTGACCAAGCCTAAGAACTATGATCAGGTACCGGCGAACAAACCTATCGTAGATGAAATCAAGGCGAAGAAACTGGATCCGACCGGTGCATTTGTCTGGACTACTTACGCTGCCGTACAGTCTCTGGCGACCGCGCTGGAGCGCACCGGAAGCGAAGATCCGGCAGCGCTGGCAAAAGATCTGAAAGCTAAAGGCGCAGATACCGTGATGGGGCCGCTGACCTGGGATGAGAAGGGCGACCTGAAAGGCTTTGAGTTCGGCGTCTTTACCTGGCACGCCAACGGCACTTCGACCGAAGCAAAATAA
- the panM gene encoding PanD maturation factor, protein MKLTIIRLTTLSEQDNIDLGKIWPDYQPGMLQLDENNRLYAARFNERLLGAVKVKLASGRATLEGLCVREITRRRGVGLYLMSETLADNPQVAHWEMSARDIEDREAMDAFMQALGFDPQPLGWVKQR, encoded by the coding sequence ATGAAATTAACCATCATTCGCCTGACTACGCTCAGCGAGCAGGACAATATCGACCTCGGGAAAATCTGGCCGGACTATCAGCCGGGAATGTTGCAACTGGATGAGAACAACCGCCTGTACGCAGCGCGTTTTAATGAGCGGTTGCTGGGTGCGGTAAAGGTGAAGCTGGCCTCCGGGCGCGCCACTCTGGAAGGTCTGTGCGTACGTGAGATAACCCGCCGCCGCGGGGTAGGTTTATACCTGATGAGCGAAACGCTGGCCGATAACCCGCAGGTAGCCCACTGGGAAATGTCGGCACGGGATATTGAAGACCGTGAGGCGATGGATGCGTTTATGCAAGCGCTGGGCTTTGATCCGCAGCCTTTAGGCTGGGTAAAACAGCGCTAA
- the livH gene encoding high-affinity branched-chain amino acid transport system permease protein LivH has protein sequence MSEQFLYFLQQMFNGVTLGSTYALIAIGYTMVYGIIGMINFAHGEVYMIGSYVSFMIIAALMMMGIDSGWLLISCAFVGAVIISSTYGWSIERVAYRPVRSSKRLIALISAIGMSIFLQNYVSLTEGSRDIALPGLVTGQWVIGSSDNFSASITTMQGVIWVVTFLAMLALTLFIRYSRMGRACRACAEDLKMASLLGINTDRVIALTFVIGAAMAAVAGVLLGQFYGVINPYIGFMAGMKAFTAAVLGGIGSIPGAMLGGLILGIAEALTSAYLSTEYKDVVSFALLIVVLLVMPTGILGRPEVEKV, from the coding sequence ATGTCTGAGCAGTTTCTTTACTTTTTACAGCAAATGTTTAATGGCGTGACGCTGGGCAGTACCTATGCCCTAATCGCCATCGGCTACACCATGGTTTACGGCATTATCGGGATGATCAACTTCGCCCACGGCGAGGTTTATATGATTGGCAGCTATGTCTCATTCATGATCATTGCCGCGCTAATGATGATGGGTATCGACAGCGGATGGCTGCTGATTAGCTGTGCTTTTGTTGGCGCGGTGATTATATCCAGCACCTATGGCTGGAGTATTGAACGGGTGGCCTATCGCCCGGTGCGTAGTTCCAAGCGCCTTATCGCCTTAATTTCAGCAATCGGCATGTCTATCTTCCTGCAAAACTATGTCAGCTTGACTGAAGGCTCACGCGATATTGCGTTGCCAGGGCTGGTTACCGGGCAGTGGGTTATAGGCAGTAGCGATAATTTCTCGGCAAGTATAACGACCATGCAAGGTGTTATCTGGGTGGTTACCTTTCTGGCGATGCTGGCTCTGACCCTGTTTATCCGCTATTCGCGTATGGGCCGCGCCTGCCGTGCATGTGCCGAGGATTTGAAAATGGCCAGCCTGCTGGGCATTAATACCGACCGGGTGATCGCACTAACCTTCGTTATCGGCGCCGCTATGGCCGCAGTAGCCGGAGTGCTGCTCGGCCAGTTCTACGGAGTGATCAATCCCTATATCGGGTTTATGGCTGGGATGAAGGCATTTACCGCCGCAGTGCTTGGCGGTATTGGCAGCATTCCAGGCGCGATGCTGGGCGGGCTCATCCTGGGTATTGCCGAAGCACTTACTTCCGCTTATCTCAGTACCGAATATAAAGATGTGGTCTCCTTTGCGCTGCTCATCGTGGTGTTATTGGTGATGCCAACCGGTATTTTAGGACGCCCGGAGGTCGAGAAAGTATGA
- the livM gene encoding branched-chain amino acid ABC transporter permease, whose translation MNLRTVLYAVLSAAIFFVLSGVFMGVQLDLEGTGLVVHAAADVRWQWIFIGVAVVFLFQLLRPLMQRGWSKVSGPQWVLPAIDGSTVRQKLFLLGLVILAAAWPFVVSRGAVDIATLTLIYVILGLGLNVVVGLSGLLVLGYGGFYAIGAYTFALLNHYYGLGFWTCLPLAGLVAAAAGFLLGFPVLRLRGDYLAIVTLGFGEIVRILLLNNTEVTGGPNGISQIPKPTLFGLEFNRSARDGGWDTFSNFFNLSYDPSDRVIFLYLVALLLVVITLFVINRLLRMPLGRAWEALREDEIACRSLGLSPTRIKLTAFTISAAFAGFAGTLFAARQGFVSPESFTFAESAFVLAIVVLGGMGSQFAVILAAILLVVSREMMRDLNEYSMLVLGGLMVLMMIWRPQGLLPMTRPQLKLKQTAVKGGDA comes from the coding sequence ATGAATCTGCGTACCGTTCTCTATGCCGTTCTTTCGGCAGCAATTTTCTTCGTCTTATCCGGGGTATTCATGGGCGTTCAGCTCGACCTGGAGGGCACTGGACTGGTCGTTCACGCGGCGGCTGATGTACGCTGGCAGTGGATTTTTATCGGCGTAGCGGTAGTTTTTCTGTTCCAGTTACTGCGCCCATTGATGCAGCGCGGATGGTCTAAAGTCTCTGGCCCGCAGTGGGTGCTCCCGGCGATTGATGGTTCTACCGTGCGTCAAAAGCTTTTCCTGTTAGGGCTGGTGATTCTGGCCGCAGCCTGGCCATTTGTGGTGTCTCGTGGGGCGGTGGATATTGCCACTCTGACCTTAATCTACGTGATCCTCGGTCTGGGGCTGAACGTGGTCGTTGGGCTGTCCGGGCTGTTGGTATTGGGCTATGGCGGTTTTTACGCTATCGGCGCTTATACCTTTGCGCTGCTTAACCATTATTACGGGCTGGGGTTCTGGACTTGTCTGCCGCTGGCAGGCCTGGTAGCCGCCGCAGCGGGCTTCCTGCTGGGGTTCCCGGTGCTGCGTCTGCGCGGTGATTATCTGGCGATCGTGACGCTAGGATTTGGCGAAATCGTACGTATTTTGCTGCTTAATAATACCGAAGTGACCGGCGGGCCAAATGGAATCAGCCAGATCCCTAAGCCAACCCTATTTGGGCTGGAGTTTAATCGCTCAGCACGCGACGGTGGCTGGGATACCTTCAGTAACTTCTTCAACCTCTCTTATGACCCAAGCGATCGGGTTATCTTCCTGTATCTGGTGGCGCTGCTGCTGGTAGTTATCACCCTGTTTGTGATTAACCGCCTGTTGCGTATGCCTCTGGGCCGCGCGTGGGAAGCGCTGCGCGAAGATGAAATTGCCTGCCGTTCGTTAGGTTTAAGCCCCACGCGTATCAAACTGACCGCTTTCACCATTAGCGCCGCGTTCGCCGGTTTTGCCGGTACGCTGTTTGCCGCGCGCCAGGGGTTTGTCAGCCCGGAGTCCTTCACCTTTGCAGAGTCGGCCTTTGTGCTGGCGATTGTGGTGCTGGGAGGGATGGGTTCGCAGTTTGCGGTGATCCTGGCGGCGATTTTGCTGGTAGTTTCACGTGAAATGATGCGCGACCTTAATGAATACAGCATGTTAGTTTTGGGCGGCTTAATGGTATTGATGATGATTTGGCGGCCACAGGGCCTGCTGCCGATGACCCGGCCACAGCTCAAACTCAAGCAGACTGCGGTGAAAGGAGGTGATGCATGA